From the genome of Streptomyces sp. NBC_00659, one region includes:
- a CDS encoding uracil-DNA glycosylase: MTDIAMLPESWRGVLGDELQQPYFKELTEFVEEERAKGPVYPPREEVFAALDATPYERVKVLILGQDPYHGEGQGHGLCFSVRPGVKTPPSLRNIYKEMKEELGTPIPDNGYLMPWAEQGVLLLNAVLTVRSGEANSHKGKGWEKFTDAVIRAVADRPDPAVFVLWGNYAQKKLPLIDEERHVVVKGAHPSPLSAKKFFGSRPFTQIDEAVAAQGHEPIDWSIPDLG, from the coding sequence GTGACCGATATCGCCATGTTGCCCGAGTCCTGGCGCGGAGTCCTGGGCGACGAGCTTCAGCAGCCCTACTTCAAGGAACTCACCGAGTTCGTCGAGGAGGAGCGCGCGAAGGGTCCCGTCTACCCGCCCCGGGAGGAGGTCTTCGCCGCGCTCGACGCCACTCCGTACGAGCGGGTGAAGGTGCTGATCCTCGGCCAGGACCCGTACCACGGCGAGGGCCAGGGGCACGGCCTGTGCTTCTCCGTCCGTCCTGGAGTCAAGACCCCGCCCTCGCTGCGGAACATCTACAAGGAGATGAAGGAGGAGCTGGGCACCCCGATCCCGGACAACGGCTATCTGATGCCGTGGGCCGAACAGGGCGTGCTGCTGCTGAACGCCGTGCTGACGGTCCGCTCCGGCGAGGCGAACTCGCACAAGGGCAAGGGCTGGGAGAAGTTCACCGACGCGGTCATCCGCGCGGTGGCCGACCGCCCCGACCCGGCCGTCTTCGTCCTCTGGGGCAACTACGCGCAGAAGAAACTCCCGCTGATCGACGAGGAGCGGCATGTGGTGGTGAAGGGGGCACACCCCTCACCGCTGTCCGCGAAGAAGTTCTTCGGCTCGCGTCCCTTCACGCAGATCGACGAGGCCGTGGCCGCCCAGGGCCATGAGCCGATCGACTGGAGCATCCCGGACCTGGGCTGA
- a CDS encoding nuclear transport factor 2 family protein: MTQRVELATVLDRFSVDEIVTAYAVAVDDGDWEGYRGLFAPKGRADYRSAGGIEGDADEVAEWLARSLDLFAMRQHLIVNRRVRFGVLDQDTGDTAEVRADYINPMRFAGQDGDSTAPDLVCGGRYTFGLLRTHDGWRLRQVVVQEKWRRMPQPRHTPANT, encoded by the coding sequence ATGACGCAGCGTGTGGAGCTCGCGACCGTGCTGGACCGGTTCTCCGTGGACGAGATCGTCACCGCGTACGCGGTGGCCGTGGACGACGGCGACTGGGAGGGATACCGGGGGCTGTTCGCACCGAAGGGCCGCGCCGACTACCGCTCGGCCGGTGGCATCGAGGGTGACGCGGACGAGGTCGCCGAGTGGCTCGCGCGGAGCCTGGACCTGTTCGCCATGCGCCAGCATCTGATCGTCAACCGGCGGGTCCGGTTCGGCGTCCTGGACCAGGACACCGGCGACACGGCCGAGGTGCGGGCGGACTACATCAATCCGATGCGGTTCGCGGGGCAGGACGGCGACTCGACCGCGCCCGACCTCGTGTGCGGCGGCCGCTACACCTTCGGCCTGCTGCGCACCCACGACGGCTGGCGGCTGCGCCAGGTGGTCGTCCAGGAGAAATGGCGCCGGATGCCCCAGCCTCGGCACACACCCGCGAACACCTGA
- a CDS encoding Gfo/Idh/MocA family protein, with translation MKVGCIGLGDIAQKAYLPVLGVRPEIELHLQTRTPATLDRVADSLHLPPARRHGDLETLLAQDLDAAFVHAPTAAHPEIVTRLLEAGVPTYVDKPLAYDLGESERLVRLAEERNVSLAVGFNRRHAPAYAQCAEHPRELILMQKNRTGLPEEPRTMVLDDFIHVVDTLRFLVPGPVDDVTVRARTVDGLLHHVVLQLAGDGFTALGVMNRLSGSSEEILEVSGQDTKRQVVNLAEVIDHKGQPTVRRRGDWVPVARQRGIEQAVLAFLDAVRSGKVLSARDALATHELCERVVQAIQERAAAV, from the coding sequence GTGAAGGTCGGCTGCATCGGACTCGGCGACATCGCGCAGAAGGCGTATCTGCCGGTGCTCGGCGTGCGGCCCGAGATCGAACTGCATCTCCAGACGCGGACGCCGGCCACGCTCGACCGGGTCGCCGACAGCCTGCACCTGCCACCGGCCCGGCGCCACGGCGACCTGGAGACGCTGCTGGCCCAGGACCTCGACGCGGCGTTCGTGCACGCGCCCACCGCCGCCCACCCGGAGATCGTCACCCGGCTGCTGGAGGCGGGCGTACCCACGTACGTCGACAAGCCGCTGGCGTACGACCTGGGCGAGTCGGAGCGGCTCGTGCGGCTCGCGGAGGAGCGGAACGTCAGCCTCGCGGTCGGTTTCAACCGGCGTCACGCACCCGCGTACGCGCAGTGCGCCGAACACCCCCGCGAGCTGATCCTGATGCAGAAGAACCGCACGGGGCTGCCCGAGGAGCCGCGCACCATGGTCCTCGACGACTTCATCCACGTCGTCGACACCCTGCGCTTCCTGGTGCCGGGTCCGGTCGACGACGTGACGGTGCGGGCCCGTACCGTGGACGGGCTGCTGCACCATGTGGTGCTCCAGCTCGCCGGGGACGGTTTCACGGCACTCGGAGTGATGAACCGGCTGAGCGGATCGAGCGAGGAGATCCTCGAGGTCTCGGGCCAGGACACCAAGCGGCAGGTGGTCAACCTCGCCGAGGTGATCGACCACAAGGGACAGCCGACCGTGCGCCGGCGCGGCGACTGGGTGCCGGTGGCCCGACAGCGCGGCATCGAGCAGGCGGTCCTCGCGTTCCTCGACGCCGTGCGCTCCGGAAAGGTGCTCAGCGCCCGGGACGCGCTGGCGACTCACGAGTTGTGCGAGCGGGTGGTACAAGCGATTCAGGAGCGGGCCGCCGCAGTCTGA
- the lnt gene encoding apolipoprotein N-acyltransferase, producing MNRPDRAFGPWLVSPWRRGAVAAMAGALPMLAFPAPSWWWFAYVAVVPWILLARSAPTGRRAAYDGWFGGFGFILAVHHWLLPSLHVFTVVIAALLGALWAPWGWLVRRFLAGVPSPGRVGAALLVLPSGWLMVELARSWQGLGGPWGLLGSSQWQVEPALRLASVGGVWLLSFLVVAVNVAVAVLVSVRESRMPAVAGLVATAAATSAAWVWSPRPDVDGRVRIAVVQPGVVDGSTSGDKRFAREEALTRELAGQGADLVVWGESSVGFDLADRPDLALRVAALSREVGADILVNVDARRSDRPGIYKSSVLVGPHGATGDRYDKMRLVPFGEYVPARSLLGWATSVGKAAGEDRRRGTEQVVMNVGHGLRVGPMICFESAFPDMSRRLAQDGAEVLVAQSSTSTFQHSWAPGQHASLAALRAAETGRTMVHATLTGVSAVYGPDGERIGSWLGTNTSGATVYDVPLARGVTPYVRFGDWPVHGALLVMAALCVAEGARTFRLRRPAPESLVPPARTTRESPARPGR from the coding sequence ATGAACAGGCCCGACCGTGCGTTCGGCCCATGGCTGGTCTCCCCCTGGCGGCGCGGTGCCGTCGCCGCGATGGCGGGCGCGCTGCCGATGCTCGCGTTCCCCGCCCCGTCGTGGTGGTGGTTCGCGTACGTGGCTGTGGTGCCCTGGATCCTCCTGGCGCGCTCGGCCCCCACGGGCAGGCGTGCCGCGTACGACGGCTGGTTCGGCGGGTTCGGTTTCATCCTGGCCGTGCATCATTGGCTGCTGCCGAGCCTGCATGTCTTCACGGTGGTCATAGCGGCGCTGCTCGGCGCGCTGTGGGCTCCGTGGGGCTGGCTCGTCCGGCGGTTCCTGGCCGGGGTGCCGTCTCCTGGCCGGGTCGGTGCCGCCCTCCTCGTCCTGCCGTCGGGGTGGCTGATGGTGGAACTCGCCCGCTCCTGGCAAGGTCTGGGCGGTCCCTGGGGTCTGCTCGGATCGAGTCAGTGGCAGGTGGAGCCGGCGCTGCGGCTGGCCTCGGTCGGCGGGGTGTGGCTGCTCAGCTTCCTGGTCGTGGCGGTCAACGTCGCGGTCGCCGTGCTGGTCTCGGTGCGTGAGTCCCGTATGCCCGCGGTGGCCGGACTCGTCGCGACGGCCGCCGCGACCTCGGCGGCCTGGGTGTGGTCGCCGCGCCCGGACGTCGACGGCCGGGTGCGGATCGCGGTCGTACAACCCGGTGTCGTGGACGGGAGCACGAGCGGCGACAAGCGCTTCGCGCGTGAGGAGGCGCTGACCCGTGAACTCGCGGGCCAGGGCGCGGACCTGGTCGTCTGGGGCGAGAGCAGTGTCGGCTTCGACCTGGCCGACCGGCCCGATCTGGCGCTCCGCGTCGCGGCGTTGTCCCGCGAGGTCGGCGCCGACATCCTGGTGAACGTCGACGCGCGCCGCTCCGACCGGCCGGGCATCTACAAGAGCTCGGTCCTGGTGGGGCCGCACGGCGCGACCGGCGACCGCTACGACAAGATGCGGCTGGTCCCGTTCGGCGAGTACGTGCCCGCGCGTTCCCTGCTCGGCTGGGCCACCTCCGTCGGCAAGGCCGCGGGCGAGGACCGCAGGCGGGGCACCGAACAGGTGGTGATGAACGTCGGGCACGGGCTGCGCGTCGGTCCCATGATCTGCTTCGAGTCGGCGTTCCCCGACATGAGCCGCCGCCTCGCCCAGGACGGCGCCGAGGTACTGGTGGCCCAGTCCTCGACGTCGACGTTCCAGCACAGCTGGGCCCCCGGGCAGCATGCCTCGCTCGCCGCGCTGCGTGCCGCCGAGACCGGCCGGACCATGGTGCACGCGACGCTCACCGGCGTCTCCGCCGTCTACGGCCCGGACGGCGAACGCATCGGCTCCTGGCTCGGCACGAACACGAGCGGCGCGACGGTCTACGACGTGCCGCTGGCCCGGGGCGTGACGCCGTACGTCCGGTTCGGCGACTGGCCGGTGCACGGCGCCCTGCTGGTGATGGCGGCACTGTGCGTGGCGGAGGGCGCTCGCACGTTCAGACTGCGGCGGCCCGCTCCTGAATCGCTTGTACCACCCGCTCGCACAACTCGTGAGTCGCCAGCGCGTCCCGGGCGCTGA